The sequence TAACGGCAACGCTTGCCCAGAATGTCTGGATTGAGGAAATTGTAACCCTGATCGAACAAGAAGCTTCTTCCGAGCTATGGGGTTTACTCAAACGCCCGGACGAAAAGTATGTAACGGAGCGTGCTTACGATAATCCGAAGTTTGTGGAAGACATGGTGCGCGATGTGGCTGCCCGTGTTCATGCAGATCCTCGTATTACTGCCTATGTGGTTGAATCCGAAAACTTTGAATCGATCCATAATCACTCGGCTTATGCTCTGATTGAGCATGATAAGCGCGAAGCGTGATGAGATTGTAAACACAGATCCAGGCCCCGGAAACGGGGCTTTTTTGATTGGATGCGCTATGTATATTATTTTGATTGGTTATTTATACGTGGTGATGATGTTTTCTATTGTCATGGGTAGCATCGCCAAAGGTCTGGTTGTTTTCTTTATCTTTGGTTTTATGCCCACTGTGATTCTCATCTGGCTTAAACGTGGCAAACAGATTGTGAAAGAGCGCAAGCGGGAGGAAGGAGAAAACGTGCAGGGTGAGTGAGTACGCCACTTTCCTGGTTAAGTTAGCATGCGTGTCTTGCCTATTGAATGAAAAAAAACCAGAGCCGGTTCCGGCTCTGGTTTTTTTGATGTGCAAGCTTTGCTAGCAAGGGCATTTACTGATTTTTCCTGCGCCGGGAAAACGTGCTTCAAGGCAGTATTGATAAAACTCTTTACGCGTTTTAGCAGGGATTTCCGGGTGATGCGCCTGCATATGCGCCAGATAGTTTTCATAATCATGTACGCCTACCATCAGGCGGCAGGTCTGTACCAGTTTATAGGCATTGTTTCTGAACGCTGAGCCTGGTTTTAGAAACTTAAGCATGGCTGGCCTCGTTTGCTAATGGTCCGTTAATTTCATGCACTGATACATTTTTATTACTCAGAGCTTTGCGAATTTGAATAACAGCAGCAACCAGCATCGTCATAGCAACCAGCATAAAGAAGGCGCAAAGAACGGTGTTAATTTGATTGTTGAACACAATTCTTTCCATATCCGCAATACTTTTGGCCGGAGCGAGCAGCGTGCCATCGCTAATGGCAGTATTAAAGCGTTTTGCCTGTGCCAAAAAGCCAATTTTAGGATTTTCATGGAAAATCTTTTGCCAGCCAGCCGTCATAGAGGTGATAAACAGCCATATCGTAGGCAAAATGGTTACCCAGGCATAGCGCTGTTTTTTCATCTTGAAGATGACTACCGTGCCCAGTAAAAGAGCCATGGTGGCGAGCATCTGGTTGCCAAT comes from Iodobacter ciconiae and encodes:
- a CDS encoding YbdD/YjiX family protein, with the translated sequence MLKFLKPGSAFRNNAYKLVQTCRLMVGVHDYENYLAHMQAHHPEIPAKTRKEFYQYCLEARFPGAGKISKCPC